The genome window GATCGGCGTTTAGGTTCAAAGATAGGAGCAGCTCGGAAAGAAATTGATAACGATTGTCCCGTAGGTCAGTTAGCCGTGATAAGGTCGCCCCTCGCGGAGCAATACTTGCACGAATGGATGAAGAAGGAGAAAGTGAGCAGCTGTTGGTTAGGTGCTCACGACCAATTCGAAGAAGGCGAATGGGTAACCGTCGAAGGCAAACGACTGGACTATGAGAGATGGTCGACCGACCCGTTCCCCTATCAGCCGGATAATTACGGCGGCAATCAAAACTGCGCGGTCTTCAAGGAGCACGGAATGGACGACGTCGAGTGCACCGAGAAGCACGCGTACATCTGCGAGATGGTTTTATGCTAAATCGCCGCGCGATGCGATCTGCGGAACCGAGGATTCGACGGAACCATTTCCTCTACTACACGAATCGTTCAAGTTGTATTTTCTATGCCAATAAAGACCATTTGATAGAACTGTCATGACTGAAAGGATCTATGTTACTCAGCGCCCACGGTTTCTAAACATAAAGAAAAgctttcgaatattcgaactCTTATGGTGTTCCTTGTATCTCATCGAGACAGTCGTAATCCTCTTGCCGAGGTTCTCCCGGTTAAAACGAGTACAAACACGGTACCATTCGGAGCACTTTCATCACGAGTACCTCGATCGAAGCACTTCTGTACTTCGAAGAATGCGTCTCCTGTTCGCTAGAAGCGCGCGAAGGaggtcgtgtttgggctcgtttttCTCAGGAGAATGCCGCCGTTAGTTTAGTACTATAACGAAAAAAATCAGTACTGTCAGCAAAACGAGGAATGAGTCAAAGCTTCGCCCGTCTAACCAGGGAATCCCAGAACACACTCCACTCTCTCAATCGTCACAGAATCGCGTAAAAGATAAATCCTCCAATCTCCGtcacgaaatttttcaaacataaccTAGCAGATCAAGCAAACCGTCAATTCGATAACGTAAAACTCTCCGTCGTACATCGACAAACCAAAGGAAACTTTTACAACAGGAAACAGCCGCAAGTATCCGGCGATTATGCGCGATACGAGCGTGCCCGTCTCCTCGATGATGCCGTCCGCGGAGGATCATTGCGATTCCAAGGTCTCCCGGCTCGGGATCATTCGCGGCGGAATGTTGGCTTTCCAGTTTCGTGCTTCGGCAGCAGGAAAAAGTGCCGGGTGCCATCGGCGCGAAGATGAAAGGGGGCGTTGCGGACGCGCACGCCGGTCGCGAGTCTCGCAGGTCCGCGGCGAGTCGCCGTTTAGTTGATCTTTGCCGATCGGCGACGCATCGTCGCGCTTCTGCACCGTTCGCCAGGCATCCTCGCCGCTTCCGGCCACCGCGCCGCGTTCTCAGGACTTCGTCGCGATCGTTGCCGATCGGATTCGTTCCTTCGATTTCTTTCGTTCGCCGTGAACACGGCCAGCTCGCAACTCGAGCGTAGAATTATGCACGGTGAGTCACTCGCGGTTACACGCTCGACGTGAATTCAGAGACCAAAGCCGATCGCGAGGATACTGTCTTCGTTGTCGAGTGACTCGCGTCGAAGTTTCTCGTTCGTCGAAGTTTATTTGGATTTTGTCTGAGATTCGTGGATCAGGGAGATTGTTGGATTCTGCGAATGATATTCGCGTTGAATTGGTGTTTTTTTGATGGATGCTAGGAATGCGGTTTTTTATGGAGCTCGTGGAATGATTTATGAGTCGAGATGACGAGGATGTAGATTTTTAGGCTTTGATCTTTCCGTTGGGATCTTTTGCGGTGTTTCttgattttaatcctttgcactcgaaagtttatcaatggaaatattcaacattttctgacgagatcatattgtttgaaattaatttaacgataattcgtagataaattaagcaacagaggtgtttcattgaaatatttcacgtagcaatgcaaagtttaattcgaaatattaacccttcgcactcgagcggcgcctttcaatcgccattcgatttgaacaagataataaaatttagaattcactatcaaattttctataatgtatcaacacatggaagaTCGAtataaactagttctgtcactcAATTTATACAAGCTATCTCTTTGTGatagttgcaaaaaatatcatcgatattccatgagaaaataatgaaaatttgttgagaaaaattgCCGAAATTGCGAGTCACTCGGTGTCGTTAATTGTGAACGGGTTTGCGCGATATCCAGTTTTCGTATGCAAATCTCCGCGAGAAACAAAAAGAACGTGTATCCTCGACGGAGAGTTTTGGTTTTGTTGTTCGATCGATTGATTTATCGTGTTCCGACGACCCGCGGTATAATTACGAAGTACCGAAGGTCGCCGGGTTCTTGTTCGTAAACTTCAGACGGAAATAAGAGTGAATCAATTCGAGGAAAATACCGATTCCGTTGTTTACCTGATCTGATATGATTTTTCTCGGTAGGTTGTTCGTAATTGCTATGGCCGAGATGTACAAGAGCTTGGTAATATTCCTCGCTTTTATCAGCGAGCTGTTCCAATGGTCATGTGAGTACTTAGTGGAATGTAAAATGGAATTCCGTTCGATCGGCCGCGTAAGTGACGCcacgaaattttcgaatttttcttttggTGCTCAAAATGTGCTTGATGGAGGAACTGTAGTTTGAATtgttatgatattatattatggTGATATAATTAGTGTAATGGATcagagtaatttatttattatgctatGTTATAGTAATATGTTTACTGTACtatattttagtaatatatttactatattatatcatagtaatatatttactatactatattataataatatatttactattctatgttatagtaatttatttacTATACTATATCAtagtaatatatttactatactaCATcatactaatatatatatatatatactatactacatcatagtaatatatttactatactatattataataatatatttactattctatgttatagtaatttatttactatactatattttagtaatatattattatactacatcatagtaatatatttactatactaTATCATAGTAATATGCTTACTATACTACATCctagtaatatattattatactatattacattaatatatctttactatactatattaatatatttattatactatgACAAAAACTATAGTATAATTTATGAGTTGAACAACTCGTCGGCTCATTGTCGTCTACTTTCGAGTGAAGATTTCGTGGTGTCGTTACGAATAGAGCCACTCACTGTTTTCCACGGGAATGAGGCTAAAGATCATGGAACAAAGGATTAGAGGGGAATCAATTCTGTTTTCAGACGAAGCGACTCCAGATTACGATAAATGTCAGAACAATTACGACGGGGTTAACCAATTGTTTTTCATGAACGGTCGACGTCTGGATAATCAAGCTGGCCCACACGCGAAAGTAGGGTACATAATTACGCACGGTGTAGGTGCTCATAAGTTGTACCCGAAGAAGATCAAATGGAACGCGGCTCGACAAGCTTGCCTGAATGACGGAGGTGATGCTAACTTTATAGATCGAACTTTCGTTGAATTCAACCTTAACTATCGACTAGGGCTATTGAATTATAGATAGTCGATTAATTGTAGACAGATATGGAAGGATAGTAGAATtgcaatataattaattataaataggtATAGAACGATAGAGCtataatatagttaatataatagTCTATATAACTATAGACACACAGAAAGACTgaattgcaatatatatatatatatatatataattaactataatacagaagaatataattaaaatattgccAAGTAATCACTGACAGACACAGAAGGTTAGAATTGCGATAGTTAACCAACTATAGACAAACGTAGGGCACAATTACAATATAGTTAAACAACTATGGACACAGAAAgacataattacaatattgttcCCTAATCATAGAGAGAAACACAGGCGAAAATTCTAACACAACGATATGAATGCATGCTCACGAGCGCTATTCGACAGGTCACTTAGCCGTCGTGAACTCGCTAGCCGAGGAGAGGGTCCTGGTGAACCTTCTACAATCTGCGAACTTCGTCGAAGCCTGGGTAGGCATACACGATCAGTTCGAGGAGGGCGATTGGATCACGCTGTCCGGCGAGTCGCTGGAACGAGCCGGCTACGATAAATGGTCGAACCTGTGGCCAAACGAACCGGACAATTTGAACGGCAATCAGAATTGCGGAACGCTGCGCAAAGAAGCCGCGTACGACGACGTAGACTGCAACCTCCATCACCCCTATATCTGCGAGATCGAAATGTTCTGAACAACGTCATCATCGTTTTCCGTTGCTCATGATTTGTCACGGTACACGCGATCATTATCGAACCTTTCACAATTTCGCCTCGTTTttcgaaattaaccctttgcactcgagggactCCTtattgattcgacgcagcaaactttcaaatttttaatttaatattaatgcgtAATGTGTCAACACATGAAACAacgaagtataataattctgtctcttaatttatagaagataatcaattgtgttagatGCGAAAAATATTGTTCATATTTAGTTAGAAAGTGATGAATGttttttgtgaaaaatattgtcgagtgcgaagggttaagtttcgtgattataacgaaGTTGATGCAGTATGGCATTAACATGTTGCGTACTGGccaattttcggaaaactgaattgtgcggattttcactgaggtcaacttgtatcgctatatatagaaaaactcagatatattgttatgtagtatattttaaatagacaatcaattcgaattaacataataattggTCATGCTATAAATCTTTACGCACCGATAGCTAAactaaataaaccgtgccggaacaatcTCCAATGAAAAGCTGAGTTCAAAACGTTAACACCAGATCGAAAACACGTGGCAGAACTGCTCCAGAAATCTTCGCGAGTCTCGCTACGTGGCAAGGAATTAACGAAACAAGATTCTTATGGTGCAATGTACTCTTTACGATAAAATGCGACTCGCCGGATATTTCATTGCGTCCGATCGAGGAGGATTTCCAGCGAATCGTGTTGgttatgaatattaaaacaGGGATACTGCTCGAAATAAACTGTTCTCCATTTATTCTTCCGAAGGGTTCCAACGTTCCATCGATCGCGGCGTATTGTCCGCGAGATTCTGCCAATATTCACCGGCGAAAATCAACAGAGCGAACGTTCTGGGGGGAAAACTGGTGAAGTGGCCGCGGTAAAATCCGTTCGGCGTCCCCGATTCCGCGTGACGGGCCGACGGGGACGCGGTCCAAAGTCAACAGCGCTCGATTTTTCGAACGCGCGCATAATGTATGTAGATACGCGGAGCTTGCCAATTTGCCGAGGGTCTCGCTGTTATCCCATCGGGAGCTGACATCGGCCGGCGCCCTGGTAAAATCCTGGCGACGCGCGGCGCGTCGCTTGCGGGCGAACACGAAAATTCGACTGCTAGCCCTTGGCAGTCCTGCGTCGAGTCGGACTCGACGGTCCGTTTCAGTGCGAACTCTggctgctttaaccctttgcactcggaagtttttcattgggaatattttaacgtcttctgatgagatagagaggagaTTTTGTGAAGCTGACTCGACGAGAAAACATACGTCgagggacaaagctgttttgtttgaatatttctcaaattgatgcattgcacGAGGTTTGatgttaagtatcaaatttcatagcTTCACGAGTAACGAAGATTGAAAGTTACTAATGTGCTAAGTAGTTCTTATACAGAATGACTTTCAtttgagaaatataaattttctgggaataaattctgtttatttatataatatagaatatatgttGGAATTGAGACGCAACGTTTCAAGAAGAATATAACTACCGTATATTTAGCTCTATACCCTACAATTGTTGTTCGAACTGTTTGCTTCTATCACGcattatttttaagttattcAGTGTTGTTCAGGAAACTTTCGTTCAGTTCCCAAAATTCGACTGTTCGCGTAAGGAAAATCGAAGATTactaatatgaaaatattgaaatcgaaATCAGCGATTTCAACGTTTAAATCAGCGATTTCTATTTTCCCCATTCAGTAAACTTCGTTTACATTAATGAACAACGAGGTGTAATTGTATTCGGAAAAAGGTGCAAGATCGTTCGCCGTTTCTCCCTTTATTTATTGGTTACCATGTTTCGTTAAGGCAATATACGTACCGTGCACTTTTCGAGAAAATGGTGATTGGTAGTGGTCAATATTCTTTATTGCTTTGTACTCTCTCGTTTTTTACATCGGGTAACAGGAAGCTCGGCACAAAGTGTTCGTGCCGCCCCTTTTTTCGAATAGGATGTGGGTCAATGATCGATactcttttttctatttacgGTCTCGCGCATTGGTTTCAAGTATTCATCGCATATCCTCTTTTTCGGCGGGAACCGGATATGGGACGGTGATCAATACCTCCCATGATTTTTTAACACGCTCGATTCTGCTTGGCGCGCGTTCTGTCCCCGCCTGTCGTCCAATTTCAAATCGAACGGCCCGATGATTGCCGGGAACCGCTTCTTATTTGGCCGGAGCAAATATCGCGGTCTTTGTAacgttttcattcaattttgtaaACGCGACAAAGTGATTGGGCTTGAAAATATCGACGAACTTTTGTGGGATACTCTTGCGTTTAGTGGTTCCGTGAAAACGAAGCttgaaattttatgtaatttgatGAGaggattatattataaaataaagttgaAATCGAGATTTGATTCTGATGATATTCAACGTAGTTTCAAACTTTGTATGAATTTCTACCTTCACTTGAAGTTCTTTGAAATCTGTTGTGTTGTTGATGATTCAAcacaatattttcttcgatccaataaatcgaaagaaaatagaaaaatgaaactggaacgagTCATTGAGTATCTAAATGTAAGGTCGTAGTTTAtagtttctaataacaataggattaatttaattttcatttcatagccgtcacaaatatgtaaaatgaagaaattaggtGATTCTGATTCGTCCGGTAGGTTTAACGCTCAGAATGCAAGATTTTCAGAAACCGCTGTTCAAATTCTCCAATTGATTCCGTCGGCGAGACTCCGTTACAGGCGAACGATTCTCATCGTccgaacaatatatttttctatcgagTCAGGGAAGCTTCTCCGCCCGGCAAGTTTCATACGAAACCCGCGGCTGTCGCGTTCCATTTACTTTCATCTGGAACTGCTTCTTCGCCCGACGTCCCGCAAAAAGTTGTTTGCGCGAAAGTTGCTCGTTTTTCTCCCCATTGTCGACGATTCGTCGGCCACCGTGCTTCGCTGGGAAACATACACCACCATGATAGCCAGAGAAGCGTCGGGTAATAATCACTCCACAGTGCAATGAATACAATAGAATTTTCTATGTCACTCTCAATAACAATTCATAGTTCACTTAAAATTCCTCCGcaccgaaatatcaccataaaACCATCGCCAATCCATCGGCGATACTCTCCCGAGTAAcacgagcccaaacacgacccACTTCCGACGCCCCGAACTCGCGCAATCCCGAAATTCATACACTACGGGTGTGCCTCAATAGAAATCCACACAATAAACCCGCTCGGAACTGGGTCGTGCGGGTACTCATTTTTCTAGGAAAATCCTCTGCAATCCGTTTTCCGCACTCTCGCGAAGATACAACGAACGGTGCAACATTTATCCAAAGTAATTGTTTAAAACAACGCGTCCATTCGAGCTTGTATTTTCGGGAAGGATCACCCACGTTCGAAGCGTTCCTGGAAACTTGAAAATTGGCCGGATATCTCGATTTCCGAGGGCAGCCCGTGCAACGTTGTTATCCGGTCGCCTTGGGCTCGGTGCCCAACGATGCCGCGTCCCAGGGGGCCTCGCGGTCGCGCGCGAACCGCAAATGTAAAAGCCCCGTAAAAAGTCCTCTGACCCGGTTCCCCCGGTGTcgcggccgcgctcgcgcgcgacaATTCGCCGCCGTAAATCCATTTTTTCCTTCCCTTCCGCGCGGTTAACCCTTCCGCCGTCCGCGTTCCCGTGTGTGTTGTCTTCCGCGCGGGAACGCCGGCCCGCGCGGAGTTTTATCCCCGTGAAAGTGATTAAAACGCGGCCGCCTCGGAATACGCGCCCGACGAAAATACCCGCGCCGGCCGCGGTACAGTTGATGGAAGAATTCACTCGGCAGGTGGAAACTTTCGAGGGCGAGGACGTTTTATTTACCCCTTTTTGTCGCTGAAAATGTCAAACAGCCGCGCCGCTGGCTTTTTATACGGGCTAATGTCTACAGCGCTCTAATTATTCCCGTTGCTACCCCCGGAAAGGTAAGGGGTTCGATTGAAAGAGTAATTTACTTGTCGCCGgggaaattgtttaattaacggCGACAAAGGTTCTACGGGAATTAAAGTGTCTTTTGTACTGTAGAATATCTCTTCTGGCTACTGAACAAACGTGGTTTGAACCACtggtaataaatata of Nomia melanderi isolate GNS246 chromosome 5, iyNomMela1, whole genome shotgun sequence contains these proteins:
- the LOC143174518 gene encoding hemolymph lipopolysaccharide-binding protein-like, with the translated sequence MAEMYKSLVIFLAFISELFQWSYEATPDYDKCQNNYDGVNQLFFMNGRRLDNQAGPHAKVGYIITHGVGAHKLYPKKIKWNAARQACLNDGGHLAVVNSLAEERVLVNLLQSANFVEAWVGIHDQFEEGDWITLSGESLERAGYDKWSNLWPNEPDNLNGNQNCGTLRKEAAYDDVDCNLHHPYICEIEMF